A window of the Haloarcula litorea genome harbors these coding sequences:
- the lipA gene encoding lipoyl synthase, translating into MTRRTQPLFVGRAKDRIMSRARKPDWLKMRPPSGERFTDIKESLRERDLNTVCEEANCPNLGECWSGRDGPGTATFMLLGDRCSRGCNFCDVETGGMEPLDPDEPERVADAVADIGLDYVVLTSVDRDDLSDQGAGQFAATIRAIKDRDPDVLVESLIPDFQGEERLVRKIVDAEPDVIAHNVETVDRLQWPVRDRRAGYEQSLSVLRQVDRESDVYTKTSLMLGVGEYAHEVYETLSDLRQVGVDVVTFGQYLQPSRSHLEVSEYVHPDAFDTWRRVAEEEFDFLYCASGPMVRSSYRAGELFVESVLASGDVEAARERARAGDR; encoded by the coding sequence CTGACCCGCCGAACCCAACCGCTTTTTGTCGGACGTGCCAAGGACCGGATAATGAGTCGTGCGCGCAAGCCCGACTGGCTCAAGATGCGGCCGCCGTCGGGCGAGCGGTTCACCGACATCAAGGAGAGCCTGCGGGAGCGGGACCTCAACACGGTCTGTGAGGAGGCCAACTGTCCGAACCTCGGGGAGTGTTGGAGCGGCCGCGACGGGCCGGGGACGGCGACGTTCATGCTGTTGGGGGACCGCTGCTCGCGGGGCTGTAACTTCTGTGACGTCGAGACCGGCGGGATGGAGCCGCTGGACCCCGACGAACCCGAGCGGGTGGCCGACGCCGTCGCCGACATCGGCCTGGACTACGTCGTCCTGACCAGCGTCGACCGCGACGACCTGTCCGACCAGGGGGCCGGCCAGTTCGCCGCTACCATCCGCGCGATCAAGGACCGTGACCCGGACGTCCTCGTCGAGAGCCTCATCCCGGACTTCCAGGGCGAAGAGCGGCTGGTCCGGAAGATCGTCGACGCCGAGCCGGACGTGATCGCCCACAACGTCGAGACGGTCGACCGCCTCCAGTGGCCGGTCCGGGACCGCCGGGCCGGCTACGAGCAGTCGCTGTCGGTGCTCCGGCAGGTCGACCGCGAGAGCGACGTCTACACCAAGACCAGCCTGATGCTCGGGGTCGGCGAGTACGCCCACGAGGTGTACGAGACCCTCTCCGATCTCCGGCAGGTCGGCGTCGACGTGGTCACCTTCGGCCAGTACCTCCAGCCCTCCCGCTCGCACCTCGAAGTCTCGGAGTACGTCCACCCCGACGCCTTCGACACCTGGCGGCGGGTCGCCGAGGAGGAGTTCGACTTCCTGTACTGCGCGTCGGGGCCGATGGTGCGCTCGTCGTACCGGGCCGGCGAGCTGTTCGTCGAGAGCGTGCTCGCGAGCGGGGACGTGGAGGCGGCCCGCGAGCGAGCGCGGGCCGGCGATCGGTGA
- a CDS encoding winged helix-turn-helix domain-containing protein: MSKDWDPETVFEVLGSEEVRRILAVANVDPVSVPTLAESLDASEATVYRRVDVCREYDLLREETRVDADGNHYKAYETTLERVCFELDGGGFEVDLQLRRETVDQVEPVDRGDSTGDE, encoded by the coding sequence GTGAGCAAGGACTGGGACCCGGAGACGGTCTTCGAGGTGCTCGGCAGCGAGGAGGTCCGTCGCATCCTCGCCGTCGCGAACGTCGATCCCGTGTCGGTGCCGACGCTGGCCGAGAGCCTCGACGCCTCCGAGGCGACCGTCTACCGTCGGGTCGACGTCTGTCGGGAGTACGACCTCCTCCGGGAGGAGACCCGGGTCGACGCCGACGGGAACCACTACAAGGCCTACGAGACGACGCTGGAGCGGGTCTGTTTCGAGCTCGACGGCGGCGGGTTCGAGGTCGACCTCCAGTTGCGCCGGGAGACGGTCGACCAGGTCGAACCGGTCGACCGGGGCGACTCGACCGGCGACGAGTAG
- a CDS encoding DEAD/DEAH box helicase yields the protein MAVEEVLPAFADAFPFERFNEMQSAALPALLNREDNVVVSAPTASGKTALAELAICETLADDGTALFLAPLRALTNEKESEWERFEDLGYSVYVVTGERDLNPRRAERADILVMTPEKADSATRKHDTPRYSFITDVDCCVIDEVHLLDSDRRGAVLEVTVSRLRRLCDPRVVALSATMPNIDDVADWLDAPEETTFAFGDDYRPVPLNADVKTYSHGENAFADKYRRLYRALDLAEPHIRDEGQCLVFVSSRQDTVQAAKKARDELAERDIPMGARGDYDFHNDAAELSNDTLRQSVLDGVGFHHAGLAREDKNRVEAWFKEGKIQLLFSTSTLAWGVNLPARCVVIRDTKLHDPLEGEVDMSPLDVLQMLGRAGRPGYDDTGYAWVVCDRSEADKYRRLLRDGKEIESRLAGELDAHLNAEIALGTIGDVDDVMDWLATTFYYARAQSAPDEYAAGSALRERVSDTLSELVADGFVEQDGLRVESTRLGHLASKFYLRLSTARRFADLAERCADADRAADVGVDDLLETVAGATEFDSVSARSDEQDAVSAVVTDAPDDLDAGQRKVLAILRSGMTGTTPTELKSDAWVIRQNALRLLAALREFLDTLGTARAANLACRVEARVEHGVSADAVGLTAIDGVGSGRAGKLAAAGFQSPADVLRAGVSGLVSAGLSEGVAEQVVENAKDQPVVVVDWASFPETIGTGENQLCEVTVANNGGGVRAGLRVTVNGREMTAKPSYLGQTTLPVAVFGADADELTYTVEVAFPDEPLPPVTRSRTVEVR from the coding sequence GTGGCGGTCGAGGAGGTGTTGCCGGCGTTCGCCGACGCCTTCCCCTTCGAGCGGTTCAACGAGATGCAGTCGGCCGCGCTGCCGGCGCTGCTGAACCGCGAGGACAACGTCGTCGTCAGCGCGCCCACCGCCAGCGGCAAGACCGCGCTGGCGGAGCTTGCCATCTGCGAGACGCTGGCCGACGACGGCACCGCCCTCTTCCTCGCGCCGCTACGCGCGCTCACGAACGAGAAGGAGAGCGAGTGGGAGCGCTTCGAGGACCTGGGCTACTCGGTGTACGTCGTCACCGGCGAGCGCGACCTGAACCCCCGCCGGGCCGAGCGGGCCGACATCCTCGTGATGACTCCCGAGAAGGCCGACTCCGCGACCCGGAAACACGACACGCCCCGCTACTCCTTCATCACGGACGTGGACTGCTGTGTCATCGACGAGGTCCACCTGCTGGACTCGGACCGCCGCGGGGCCGTACTGGAGGTCACCGTCTCCCGCCTGCGCCGGCTCTGTGACCCCCGCGTGGTCGCGCTGTCGGCGACGATGCCCAACATCGACGACGTCGCCGACTGGCTGGACGCCCCCGAGGAGACCACCTTCGCCTTCGGCGACGACTACCGGCCGGTGCCGCTGAACGCCGACGTGAAGACCTACTCCCACGGCGAGAACGCTTTCGCGGACAAGTACCGGCGGCTCTACCGGGCGCTGGACCTCGCGGAGCCACACATCCGCGACGAGGGCCAGTGTCTCGTGTTCGTCTCCTCGCGCCAGGACACCGTCCAGGCCGCCAAGAAGGCCCGCGACGAACTGGCCGAGCGGGACATCCCGATGGGAGCCCGCGGCGACTACGACTTCCACAACGACGCGGCCGAGCTCTCGAACGACACGCTCCGGCAGTCCGTGCTGGACGGGGTGGGCTTTCACCACGCCGGGCTCGCCCGCGAGGACAAGAACCGCGTCGAGGCGTGGTTCAAGGAGGGCAAGATCCAGCTCCTCTTTTCGACCTCGACGCTGGCCTGGGGGGTGAACCTCCCCGCGCGGTGTGTCGTCATCCGGGACACCAAACTCCACGACCCGCTGGAGGGCGAGGTCGACATGAGCCCGCTGGACGTCCTCCAGATGCTCGGGCGCGCCGGGCGGCCGGGCTACGACGACACGGGCTACGCCTGGGTCGTCTGTGACCGCTCGGAGGCCGACAAGTACCGCCGCCTGCTGCGGGACGGCAAGGAGATCGAGTCCCGCCTCGCCGGGGAACTGGACGCCCACCTCAACGCCGAGATCGCGCTGGGGACGATCGGCGACGTCGACGACGTGATGGACTGGCTGGCGACGACGTTCTACTACGCCCGCGCCCAGTCGGCCCCCGACGAGTACGCCGCCGGCAGCGCGCTCCGAGAGCGGGTCAGCGACACCCTCTCGGAGCTGGTCGCGGACGGCTTCGTCGAGCAGGACGGCCTCCGGGTGGAGTCGACGCGGCTGGGCCACCTCGCATCGAAGTTCTACCTCCGGCTGTCGACGGCCCGCCGGTTCGCCGACCTCGCCGAGCGGTGTGCCGACGCCGACCGCGCCGCCGACGTCGGGGTCGACGACCTGCTGGAGACCGTCGCGGGCGCGACGGAGTTCGACAGCGTCAGCGCCCGTTCGGACGAACAGGACGCGGTCAGCGCCGTCGTCACGGACGCCCCCGACGACCTCGACGCCGGCCAGCGGAAGGTGCTGGCCATCCTCCGGTCTGGGATGACCGGGACGACGCCGACCGAGCTCAAGAGCGACGCGTGGGTCATCCGGCAGAACGCGCTGCGCCTGCTGGCCGCGCTGCGTGAGTTCCTCGACACGCTCGGGACCGCCCGCGCCGCGAACCTCGCCTGCCGGGTCGAGGCCCGCGTCGAACACGGCGTCAGCGCCGACGCCGTCGGGCTGACCGCCATCGACGGCGTCGGCTCGGGCCGGGCGGGCAAACTGGCCGCCGCGGGGTTTCAGTCGCCCGCCGACGTGTTGCGCGCGGGCGTCTCCGGTCTCGTCTCGGCCGGGCTCTCCGAGGGCGTCGCCGAACAGGTCGTCGAGAACGCGAAGGACCAGCCGGTCGTGGTGGTCGACTGGGCGTCGTTCCCGGAGACGATCGGCACCGGCGAGAACCAGCTCTGTGAGGTGACCGTCGCCAACAACGGCGGCGGCGTCCGCGCGGGCCTGCGCGTGACGGTCAACGGCCGCGAGATGACCGCCAAGCCGTCGTACCTCGGGCAGACGACGCTCCCGGTGGCCGTCTTCGGGGCCGACGCGGACGAGCTGACCTACACCGTAGAGGTCGCCTTCCCCGACGAGCCTCTCCCGCCGGTCACCCGCTCCCGGACCGTCGAGGTCCGGTGA
- a CDS encoding HAD family hydrolase, with protein MRDTPPAICFDMDGVLIMSEDHWHEIEREHILPTVAPDDDIPLSAITGRDYSEVYPELDAEYDLVVSREEYEALFEEAGREIYGERATLLPGAHDLLADLSAAGVPLALTTSAPWDWIEVIDDRFDILRHFDAAVSAQDVDGPGKPDPGIYERGAAELGVAPGESWAVEDSTAGARAAVAAGMTTVGFEADGDATDLSMTHHRAASADDLRALLLEG; from the coding sequence ATGCGCGACACGCCCCCCGCGATCTGTTTCGACATGGACGGCGTCCTGATCATGTCCGAGGACCACTGGCACGAGATCGAGCGCGAGCACATCCTCCCGACGGTCGCGCCCGACGACGACATCCCGCTGTCGGCGATCACCGGCCGGGACTACTCCGAGGTGTACCCGGAACTCGACGCGGAGTACGACCTCGTCGTCAGCCGCGAGGAGTACGAGGCGCTGTTCGAGGAGGCCGGTCGCGAGATCTACGGGGAGCGCGCGACGCTGCTGCCCGGCGCACACGACCTGCTCGCCGACCTCTCGGCGGCCGGCGTGCCGCTGGCCCTGACCACGTCGGCCCCGTGGGACTGGATCGAGGTCATCGACGACCGGTTCGACATCCTGCGGCACTTCGACGCCGCCGTCAGCGCACAGGACGTCGACGGCCCCGGGAAGCCGGACCCGGGCATCTACGAGCGCGGCGCGGCGGAGCTGGGCGTCGCCCCCGGGGAGTCGTGGGCCGTCGAGGACTCGACGGCGGGCGCACGGGCGGCCGTGGCCGCGGGGATGACCACCGTGGGCTTCGAGGCCGACGGCGACGCGACGGACCTCTCGATGACCCACCACCGCGCGGCCAGCGCCGACGACCTGCGGGCGTTGCTACTGGAGGGGTGA
- a CDS encoding endonuclease NucS domain-containing protein → MHDGTRVMAGECTTVFEGSREREQRGDVLVVVKPDNTVLVHDAEGYQPVAWLTRAESVAVEDGVVTARDGGELLRVVAHEEHGSARFPASNAGVPVADCPDCAGTLVRTRGSVACTACDADYGIPSDATVTGGRCGDCGLPTMRVERGEAFELCLDRDCDSLDDRVRAAFDREWECPDCDGDLRVIRRGGLLAGCEHYPDCDTGFSFPSGLVDGECACGLPAFETAGGRRCLDGTCGRT, encoded by the coding sequence ATGCACGACGGAACGCGCGTGATGGCCGGCGAGTGTACGACCGTCTTCGAGGGGTCCCGCGAGCGCGAACAGCGGGGCGACGTGCTGGTGGTGGTCAAGCCCGACAACACCGTCCTCGTCCACGACGCCGAGGGGTACCAGCCGGTGGCGTGGCTCACCCGCGCCGAGAGCGTCGCCGTCGAGGACGGCGTCGTCACCGCCCGCGACGGCGGGGAACTGCTGCGGGTGGTCGCCCACGAGGAACACGGCAGCGCCCGGTTCCCCGCCTCGAACGCGGGCGTGCCGGTCGCGGACTGTCCCGACTGTGCGGGGACGCTCGTCCGCACGCGGGGGAGCGTCGCCTGCACGGCGTGTGACGCCGACTACGGCATCCCCTCGGACGCGACGGTCACCGGCGGCCGCTGCGGGGACTGTGGCCTCCCGACGATGCGCGTCGAGCGCGGCGAGGCCTTCGAGCTCTGTCTCGACCGGGACTGCGACTCGCTGGACGACCGCGTGCGGGCGGCCTTCGACCGCGAGTGGGAGTGTCCCGACTGCGACGGCGACCTGCGGGTCATCCGCCGCGGCGGTCTGCTGGCCGGCTGTGAGCACTACCCGGACTGCGACACCGGTTTCTCGTTCCCGTCGGGACTCGTCGACGGCGAGTGCGCCTGCGGCCTCCCAGCCTTCGAGACGGCCGGGGGCCGGCGCTGTCTCGACGGCACCTGCGGGCGAACCTGA